In a single window of the Streptomyces sp. HUAS ZL42 genome:
- the ligD gene encoding non-homologous end-joining DNA ligase: MSGDDVLKVRAGRRTVEVRRPHKVLFPGDGDGKEYTKGDLAEYYRSVSAYMLPHLRGRPLMLERHPDGLDGPRFMQKNTPDHYPEWITRVEVAKEDGTVCHTVCDDSPSLVYLADQACLTLHRWLSRTDLPHSRLRSSGGTPIECPDVMVVDLDPSGGGFEPVREAARWTRELLDELRLPSALMTTGSRGLHVLVPLNGRDGFDEVREFAREMTELLAAEHPDRLTTAARKKERGDRLYLDVQRNAYAQTAVVPFSVRARPGAPVAVPITWDQLDDPDLGPRRWTIADAVDQGRTNPWSGVLRRGRALGPARRRLDALRT; encoded by the coding sequence GTGAGCGGTGACGACGTGCTGAAGGTGCGCGCCGGCCGCCGTACCGTCGAGGTGCGGCGGCCGCACAAGGTGCTCTTCCCCGGTGACGGGGACGGCAAGGAGTACACGAAGGGCGACCTCGCCGAGTACTACCGGTCCGTCTCCGCGTACATGCTTCCGCACCTGCGCGGCCGCCCGCTGATGCTGGAGCGCCACCCGGACGGCCTGGACGGGCCCCGGTTCATGCAGAAGAACACCCCGGACCACTACCCGGAGTGGATCACCCGCGTCGAGGTGGCCAAGGAGGACGGCACCGTCTGCCACACCGTCTGCGACGACAGCCCCAGCCTCGTGTACCTCGCCGACCAGGCCTGCCTCACCCTGCACCGCTGGCTGTCCCGCACCGATCTCCCCCACTCTCGGCTTCGCTCGAGCGGGGGGACCCCCATCGAGTGTCCCGACGTGATGGTCGTCGACCTCGACCCGTCCGGGGGCGGCTTCGAACCGGTCCGCGAGGCGGCGCGCTGGACGCGGGAACTGCTCGACGAACTCCGGCTCCCCTCCGCCCTCATGACGACCGGTTCGCGCGGACTGCACGTCCTCGTCCCCCTGAACGGTCGTGACGGCTTCGACGAGGTCCGCGAGTTCGCCCGCGAGATGACCGAACTGCTGGCCGCGGAGCACCCCGACCGGCTCACCACGGCCGCCCGCAAGAAGGAGCGCGGCGACCGCCTCTACCTCGACGTGCAGCGCAACGCCTACGCGCAGACCGCGGTCGTCCCGTTCAGCGTGCGCGCCCGGCCCGGCGCACCCGTCGCCGTCCCGATCACCTGGGACCAGCTGGACGATCCGGACCTCGGACCGCGCCGCTGGACCATCGCCGACGCCGTCGACCAGGGCCGCACGAACCCCTGGTCAGGGGTGCTGCGCCGGGGCCGTGCCCTGGGACCGGCCAGGCGCCGACTGGACGCACTGCGTACCTGA
- a CDS encoding gas vesicle protein, whose amino-acid sequence MTNSRNTPEGDKQNSGREEASSSPTELLRNARSQLTELTGMTAESVSSFERTEIGWTLEIEVLELERVPDTMSLLASYRVDLDPDGQLTGYRRIRRYERGRADAHRPGGR is encoded by the coding sequence ATGACCAATTCACGGAACACACCTGAAGGCGACAAGCAAAACAGCGGCCGGGAGGAGGCCAGTTCGAGCCCCACGGAACTCCTGCGCAACGCGCGCAGTCAGCTCACCGAGCTCACCGGCATGACGGCCGAGTCCGTGTCGTCCTTCGAACGGACCGAGATCGGCTGGACGTTGGAGATCGAGGTCCTGGAACTGGAACGGGTCCCCGACACCATGAGCCTGCTCGCGAGCTACCGGGTCGACCTCGACCCGGACGGACAGCTCACCGGCTACCGGCGCATCCGCCGCTACGAACGCGGGCGGGCCGACGCACACAGGCCCGGCGGCCGCTAG
- a CDS encoding hydrophobic protein — protein MVPILLVLLLALILFGAGFALKALWWIALAVLVVWLLGFLFHGTTAAGGRGRWYRW, from the coding sequence ATGGTTCCCATCCTGCTGGTACTGCTTCTGGCTCTGATCCTTTTCGGTGCGGGATTCGCACTGAAAGCCCTCTGGTGGATCGCGCTGGCCGTTCTTGTCGTATGGCTGCTGGGATTCCTTTTCCATGGGACGACCGCAGCCGGCGGCAGGGGCCGCTGGTACAGGTGGTGA
- a CDS encoding gas vesicle protein K, which yields MTAPRNRLDLDPDTVERDLVKLVLTVVELLRQLMERQAVRRFDVGDLTEEQEERIGLTLMLLEDRMAQLRQRYGLRPEDLNLDLGPLGPLLPRD from the coding sequence GTGACCGCACCCCGCAACCGGCTCGACCTCGATCCCGACACCGTCGAGCGTGACCTGGTCAAGCTGGTCCTGACCGTCGTGGAGCTGCTGCGCCAGCTGATGGAGCGGCAGGCGGTGCGCCGGTTCGACGTCGGCGACCTGACCGAGGAGCAGGAGGAGCGGATCGGGCTCACCCTGATGCTGCTCGAGGACCGCATGGCCCAGTTGCGTCAGCGCTACGGACTGCGGCCCGAGGACCTCAATCTGGACCTCGGGCCGCTCGGACCACTGCTTCCCCGTGACTGA
- a CDS encoding GvpL/GvpF family gas vesicle protein gives MSTYVYGITASSHPTLPEGVAGVGDPPRTLRVVKEGELSAIVSDAPEGLRPKRKDLLAHQNVLSEAGAAGCVLPMRFGSVAPDDDAVAGVLAERADHYKERLQVLDGKVEYNVKATHDEESVLHRVMSENPEVRALTEENRRAGGGSYEQKLRLGEMVVAAVKAREGEDAADVHHTLEPAAEAVSVGPESTGWLANVSFLVARDSSAVFLTAVDQLRKGHPHLEVRVNGPLPPYSFVEPGPAEPAAAGGTE, from the coding sequence GTGAGCACGTACGTCTACGGCATCACGGCGAGCTCACATCCGACGCTTCCCGAGGGTGTCGCCGGTGTCGGCGACCCGCCCCGGACCCTGCGCGTGGTCAAGGAGGGCGAGCTGTCGGCGATCGTCAGTGACGCCCCCGAAGGACTGCGGCCCAAGCGCAAGGACCTGCTCGCCCACCAGAACGTGCTGAGCGAGGCGGGCGCGGCCGGCTGTGTGCTGCCCATGCGGTTCGGCAGCGTCGCCCCGGACGACGACGCCGTCGCCGGCGTCCTCGCCGAGCGCGCCGACCACTACAAGGAACGCCTCCAGGTCCTGGACGGCAAGGTCGAGTACAACGTCAAGGCCACGCACGACGAGGAGTCCGTGCTGCACCGCGTGATGTCCGAGAATCCGGAGGTCCGTGCGCTGACCGAGGAGAACCGCCGGGCGGGTGGCGGAAGTTACGAGCAGAAGCTGCGGCTGGGCGAGATGGTCGTGGCCGCGGTCAAGGCCCGCGAGGGCGAGGACGCCGCGGACGTGCACCACACGCTGGAACCGGCCGCGGAGGCGGTCAGCGTGGGCCCCGAGTCCACCGGCTGGCTCGCCAACGTGTCCTTCCTGGTGGCCCGCGACTCGTCCGCCGTGTTCCTGACCGCGGTGGATCAGCTGCGTAAGGGCCATCCGCACCTCGAGGTGCGGGTCAACGGGCCCCTGCCGCCGTACAGCTTCGTCGAGCCGGGGCCCGCCGAACCCGCCGCGGCCGGCGGAACGGAGTAG
- a CDS encoding class I SAM-dependent methyltransferase, with translation MPKAQETAVYTHGHHESVLRSHTWRTAANSAAYLLGSLKPHMKILDIGCGPGTITAHLAALVPAGHVTGVDHAPGILDRARAAAAERGLTNTDFAVADVHALDHPDDTFCVVHAHQVLQHVGDPVQALREMKRVTRPGGFIAVRDSDYAAMTWYPGSPGLDDWLDLYRRVARANGGEPDAGRRLKSWALAAGLTDITATSGTWTFSTPDERAWWSGLWADRTLASAYAERATEGGHATLDQLRAVSDAWREWGEREDGWFTVLHGEILCRKEV, from the coding sequence ATGCCGAAGGCCCAGGAGACAGCCGTCTACACGCACGGCCACCACGAGTCGGTGCTGCGGTCGCACACCTGGCGGACCGCCGCCAACTCCGCGGCCTACCTGCTCGGCTCCCTGAAGCCCCACATGAAGATCCTGGACATCGGCTGCGGCCCCGGCACCATCACCGCCCACCTGGCCGCCCTGGTCCCCGCCGGGCACGTCACCGGCGTCGACCACGCGCCGGGCATCCTGGACCGGGCGCGGGCCGCGGCCGCCGAGCGGGGCCTGACGAACACCGACTTCGCGGTCGCCGACGTGCACGCCCTCGACCACCCCGACGACACGTTCTGCGTGGTCCACGCCCACCAGGTGCTGCAGCACGTCGGCGACCCGGTGCAGGCGCTGCGCGAGATGAAGCGGGTCACCAGGCCGGGCGGTTTCATCGCCGTCCGGGACTCCGACTACGCGGCGATGACCTGGTATCCCGGGTCACCGGGGCTGGACGACTGGCTGGACCTGTACCGCCGGGTGGCCCGCGCCAACGGCGGCGAGCCGGACGCCGGACGCCGGCTGAAGTCGTGGGCGCTGGCGGCCGGGCTCACGGACATCACGGCCACCTCCGGCACCTGGACCTTCTCGACGCCGGACGAGCGGGCATGGTGGAGCGGCCTGTGGGCCGACCGGACCCTGGCCTCGGCGTACGCGGAGCGCGCCACGGAGGGCGGTCACGCCACCCTGGACCAACTGCGGGCGGTGTCGGACGCCTGGCGGGAGTGGGGAGAGCGGGAGGACGGCTGGTTCACCGTCCTGCACGGGGAAATTCTCTGCCGCAAGGAAGTCTGA
- a CDS encoding gas vesicle protein, with protein sequence MTTPGRLPDPYARDGSANLADILERVLDKGIVIAGDIRINLLDIELLTVKLRLIVASVDKAKEMGIDWWEEDPALSSRARRNELARENAELRERLAQLEPGRVQEEAP encoded by the coding sequence ATGACCACTCCGGGACGGCTCCCCGACCCCTATGCCCGGGACGGGAGCGCCAACCTCGCCGACATCCTCGAGCGCGTGCTCGACAAGGGGATCGTCATCGCGGGCGACATCAGGATCAACCTGCTCGACATCGAACTTCTCACGGTCAAGCTGCGGCTCATCGTCGCCTCCGTCGACAAGGCGAAGGAGATGGGCATCGACTGGTGGGAGGAGGACCCGGCCCTGTCGTCGCGCGCCCGCCGCAACGAACTCGCCCGTGAGAACGCCGAGTTGCGTGAGCGGCTGGCGCAACTGGAGCCCGGCCGCGTGCAGGAGGAGGCCCCATGA
- a CDS encoding GvpL/GvpF family gas vesicle protein, with amino-acid sequence MTGLRYVYAVCRPFGTPLQAQLTGVAGDPPRLLHHHGLVAVVSHVPEGDFAEASLRAHLEDMDWLAATARAHQGVIDALTVVTTPLPLRLATVFRDDSAVRVMIEAREDDFRRILDRLEGRVEWGVKVYVEAEPEDTGATGEPAEQPASGRDYLRQRRASFRAREDLWQRAEEFASRLHEKLSEHAEDSRLHAPQNSALSGAPGRNVLNAAYLVSRTRSEEFVEIVDRTKDEASGMRVELTGPWAAYSFAGEEP; translated from the coding sequence ATGACCGGACTGCGCTACGTGTACGCCGTCTGCCGACCCTTCGGCACCCCTCTCCAGGCCCAGCTGACGGGCGTGGCGGGCGACCCGCCCAGGCTGCTGCACCACCACGGCCTGGTCGCCGTCGTCAGCCATGTGCCGGAGGGGGACTTCGCCGAGGCGTCGCTGCGCGCCCATCTGGAGGACATGGACTGGCTCGCCGCGACCGCCCGCGCCCACCAGGGCGTGATCGACGCGCTCACGGTGGTGACCACCCCGCTGCCGCTGCGGCTGGCCACCGTCTTCCGGGACGACAGCGCCGTACGCGTGATGATCGAGGCCCGTGAGGACGACTTCCGGCGCATCCTCGACCGGCTGGAAGGCCGGGTGGAGTGGGGCGTCAAGGTGTACGTCGAGGCCGAACCCGAGGACACGGGGGCCACCGGCGAGCCCGCTGAGCAGCCTGCGAGCGGTCGGGACTATCTGCGGCAGCGGCGGGCGAGCTTCCGGGCCCGGGAGGACCTGTGGCAGCGGGCCGAGGAATTCGCGAGCCGGTTGCACGAAAAGCTGTCCGAGCACGCGGAGGATTCCCGCCTGCACGCCCCGCAGAATTCCGCCCTTTCCGGTGCCCCCGGGCGGAACGTGCTCAACGCCGCCTATCTGGTGTCGCGCACGCGGTCAGAGGAATTCGTGGAAATCGTGGACCGTACGAAGGACGAGGCATCCGGAATGCGCGTCGAACTCACCGGGCCATGGGCGGCCTATTCCTTCGCGGGGGAGGAACCGTGA
- a CDS encoding gas vesicle structural protein GvpA, with protein sequence MTVVPAQQAGGGGSSGLYDVLELILDRGLVIDAFVRVSLVGIEILKIDVRVVVASVDTYLRFAEACNRLDLEAGPRKSPGLPDVVGEITESGARGKSKGALSGAAQTVSDAFKQAREEGGEPEREPRPRARKSTAARKKEEQE encoded by the coding sequence ATGACCGTTGTCCCGGCACAACAGGCCGGCGGAGGCGGCAGCAGCGGCCTCTACGACGTCCTGGAGCTCATCCTCGACAGGGGGCTCGTCATCGACGCCTTCGTACGGGTCTCCCTGGTCGGCATCGAGATCCTGAAGATCGACGTACGTGTCGTCGTGGCCAGCGTCGACACTTATCTGCGCTTCGCCGAGGCGTGCAACCGGCTCGACCTCGAGGCCGGGCCGCGCAAGAGCCCCGGGCTTCCCGACGTGGTCGGCGAGATCACCGAGTCCGGTGCGCGCGGCAAGTCCAAGGGCGCGCTGTCCGGCGCCGCGCAGACCGTCTCGGACGCCTTCAAGCAGGCGCGGGAGGAAGGCGGCGAGCCCGAACGCGAACCCCGTCCGCGGGCGCGCAAGTCCACGGCCGCACGCAAGAAGGAGGAACAGGAGTGA
- a CDS encoding gas vesicle protein GvpG, with the protein MGLIGEVLLLPFAPVRGSAWVIGQVLNEAERQYYDPAVIRAELARLEEALEAGEIDEEEFDRREDELLDRLETGLGTDPGTNDGTRR; encoded by the coding sequence GTGGGGCTGATCGGGGAGGTGTTGCTGCTGCCGTTCGCCCCGGTGCGCGGGAGCGCGTGGGTGATCGGACAGGTGTTGAACGAGGCCGAACGACAGTACTACGACCCGGCCGTGATCAGGGCCGAACTCGCCCGCCTCGAAGAGGCGTTGGAGGCCGGTGAGATCGACGAGGAGGAGTTCGACCGGCGTGAGGACGAGCTCCTCGACCGGTTGGAGACCGGCCTGGGCACGGACCCGGGAACGAACGACGGGACAAGACGATGA
- a CDS encoding DNA primase, translating to MNRVGLGLAVGAGYVLGRTRKLKLAFAVGTLVAGKRMHLSPRALADLLSQQLLNNPQFKEIGDQLREDLRGVGKAASGAMVERQIDAIADRLHGRTAAVRDQLAGVVPEPPETGLGGDEAEDAEEEYDEEPEPEPEPEEEPEEPAGERPAGKAPAKKAATREASAKKTAAKKTAATKAAATKTAAKKAPGKKAAAEETPAKKARGKKAAAKKTTSARRTAARTASRARLPKGGGER from the coding sequence ATGAACCGAGTGGGACTGGGCCTCGCGGTAGGGGCCGGATACGTCCTGGGACGTACGAGGAAACTGAAACTGGCCTTCGCCGTCGGCACCCTCGTGGCCGGCAAGCGGATGCACCTCAGCCCGCGGGCGCTCGCGGACCTGCTGTCCCAGCAGCTGCTGAACAACCCGCAGTTCAAGGAGATCGGGGACCAGCTGCGCGAGGACCTGCGCGGAGTCGGGAAGGCGGCCTCCGGCGCGATGGTCGAGCGGCAGATCGACGCGATCGCCGACCGGCTGCACGGACGGACCGCGGCCGTGCGCGACCAGCTCGCCGGAGTGGTGCCCGAGCCGCCGGAGACGGGCCTCGGGGGCGACGAGGCGGAGGACGCGGAGGAGGAGTACGACGAGGAGCCGGAGCCGGAGCCGGAGCCGGAGGAGGAGCCCGAGGAGCCGGCCGGCGAACGACCCGCCGGGAAGGCTCCCGCGAAGAAGGCCGCCACCCGGGAGGCCTCGGCGAAGAAGACCGCGGCGAAGAAGACCGCGGCGACGAAGGCAGCGGCGACGAAGACCGCGGCGAAGAAGGCTCCCGGCAAGAAGGCCGCGGCCGAGGAGACTCCCGCCAAGAAGGCCCGGGGCAAGAAGGCGGCCGCGAAGAAGACCACGTCGGCCAGGAGGACGGCCGCCAGGACCGCATCCCGGGCGCGGCTGCCGAAGGGGGGTGGTGAGCGATGA
- a CDS encoding histidine phosphatase family protein, with translation MRLLLVRHGQTPTNVDYLLDTAAPGAGLTELGERQAALLPEVLSDEDIEGLYASVLVRARLTAAPLAAARGLEVRVREGIREVTAGDLEMLPGESEQGEVYMRTVFAWAAGDTALRMPGGESGAEFLARYDAVVAEAAASGAGTVAMISHGAAIRCWTASRADNVDIPFAAAHRLENTGVVILEGSPSDGWKALSWAGATVAPAGDGGPAGRPLGETGAEAG, from the coding sequence ATGCGTCTGCTGCTCGTCCGCCACGGCCAGACCCCGACGAACGTGGACTACCTGCTGGACACCGCAGCTCCCGGGGCCGGTCTGACCGAGCTGGGCGAGCGCCAGGCGGCCCTGCTTCCGGAGGTTCTCTCCGACGAGGACATCGAGGGTCTGTACGCCTCCGTCCTCGTCCGCGCCCGGCTCACGGCCGCCCCCCTGGCCGCGGCCCGTGGACTCGAGGTGCGGGTGCGGGAGGGCATCCGGGAGGTCACCGCGGGCGACCTGGAGATGCTGCCCGGGGAGTCGGAGCAGGGCGAGGTGTACATGCGCACGGTGTTCGCCTGGGCGGCCGGTGACACGGCGCTGCGGATGCCGGGCGGCGAGAGCGGCGCCGAGTTCCTCGCACGGTACGACGCCGTGGTCGCCGAGGCCGCGGCGAGCGGGGCGGGGACGGTCGCGATGATCAGCCACGGCGCGGCGATCCGGTGCTGGACGGCGTCCCGCGCGGACAACGTCGACATCCCCTTCGCGGCGGCCCACCGGCTCGAGAACACCGGAGTGGTCATCCTGGAGGGTTCGCCGTCGGACGGCTGGAAGGCGCTGTCCTGGGCGGGCGCGACGGTCGCCCCGGCCGGCGACGGCGGCCCCGCGGGACGCCCTCTGGGCGAGACCGGGGCGGAAGCCGGGTAA
- a CDS encoding bifunctional phosphatase PAP2/diacylglycerol kinase family protein, which produces MSPDVDLTVPKPGRHALRDRLLALDNRLFEFSAERHWPAAGPVLPRLSRSANHGVLWFAAAAAMAASRTPRARRAAARGLASLSLASLTINTLGKRTVRRPRPVLDPVPLVRQLKRQPITTSFPSGHSASAAAFATGVALESPRWGAVVAPVAFSVAMSRVYTGVHFPSDVLAGAALGAGAAFAVRGMVPTRTQLMPPARPRAEVPALPEGEGLVVVANTAAGTADRIRALWAGLPLAEIVECEATEVRDELEKAAARARVLGVCGGDGTVNTAAETALRHGLPLAVVPGGTLNHFAYDLGVEDVRDLSRAVQGGEAVRVDVGRFTCGDRRGVFLNTCSLGVYPELVRERDRWSRRIGGWPAGILATLRVLRTGRHPLEAELGGRAHPLWLLFAGNGTYHRMGLAPGRRLDLAGGRLDVRVVHGGRRPALRLLAAAVAGPLTRSPVHAAVQVGRLHLNGVAPGTLLAYDGEVIEVQGEVTLDKLPEALTVYRPLPNS; this is translated from the coding sequence ATGAGCCCAGATGTCGATCTCACCGTCCCGAAGCCCGGCCGCCATGCCCTGCGTGACCGGCTGCTCGCCCTCGACAACCGGCTGTTCGAGTTCTCGGCCGAGCGGCACTGGCCGGCCGCCGGGCCCGTGCTGCCACGGCTGAGCCGGAGTGCGAACCACGGGGTGCTGTGGTTCGCCGCGGCGGCCGCCATGGCGGCGAGCCGCACGCCGCGGGCGCGCCGCGCCGCCGCCCGCGGGCTCGCCTCGCTGAGCCTGGCCTCTCTGACGATCAACACCCTGGGCAAGCGGACGGTGCGCCGCCCGCGGCCCGTCCTGGATCCCGTGCCGCTGGTCCGGCAGCTGAAGCGGCAGCCGATCACCACGTCGTTCCCGTCCGGTCACTCCGCGTCGGCCGCCGCCTTCGCGACCGGGGTGGCCCTCGAGTCGCCCAGGTGGGGCGCCGTCGTGGCCCCCGTCGCGTTCTCGGTGGCGATGTCCCGGGTCTACACGGGCGTCCACTTCCCGAGCGACGTCCTCGCGGGCGCGGCCCTCGGCGCGGGCGCCGCGTTCGCCGTGCGGGGGATGGTGCCGACCCGCACTCAGCTCATGCCGCCGGCCCGGCCCCGCGCCGAGGTTCCCGCGCTGCCCGAAGGGGAGGGACTGGTGGTCGTGGCCAACACGGCCGCGGGCACCGCCGACCGGATCCGGGCACTGTGGGCCGGCCTGCCGCTCGCGGAGATCGTCGAGTGCGAAGCCACCGAGGTGCGGGACGAGTTGGAGAAGGCCGCGGCCCGCGCTCGCGTCCTCGGCGTGTGCGGCGGCGACGGCACGGTGAACACGGCCGCGGAGACCGCCCTGCGCCATGGTCTGCCGCTGGCCGTCGTACCGGGCGGCACACTCAACCACTTCGCGTACGACCTGGGCGTTGAGGACGTCCGGGACCTGAGCCGGGCCGTGCAGGGCGGCGAGGCCGTGCGGGTGGACGTGGGCCGCTTCACCTGCGGCGACCGGCGGGGCGTCTTCCTCAACACCTGCAGCCTGGGCGTGTATCCGGAGCTGGTGCGCGAGCGGGACCGCTGGTCGCGCCGGATCGGCGGCTGGCCCGCCGGGATCCTCGCGACGCTGCGTGTGCTGCGCACCGGACGGCATCCGCTGGAGGCCGAACTGGGCGGCCGCGCCCACCCGTTGTGGCTGCTGTTCGCCGGAAACGGCACCTACCACCGTATGGGCCTCGCCCCCGGCCGCCGCCTCGACCTGGCCGGCGGACGGCTCGACGTACGGGTCGTGCACGGCGGACGCCGGCCCGCGCTGCGCCTGCTGGCCGCCGCCGTCGCGGGGCCGCTGACCCGCTCCCCCGTGCACGCGGCGGTCCAGGTCGGCCGGCTGCACCTCAACGGCGTCGCCCCCGGAACGCTTCTCGCGTACGACGGCGAAGTCATCGAGGTGCAGGGCGAGGTGACGCTGGACAAGCTGCCGGAGGCGTTGACGGTGTATCGCCCACTACCCAACAGCTGA
- a CDS encoding gas vesicle protein, producing the protein MTVVERREVALVDLLDRLLAGGVVITGDVTLRIADVDLVRIDLNALISSVNAQVPSPWGELT; encoded by the coding sequence GTGACCGTCGTCGAACGCCGTGAGGTGGCCCTCGTGGACCTGCTCGACCGGCTGCTCGCCGGCGGTGTCGTCATCACGGGGGACGTCACGCTGCGCATCGCGGACGTCGACCTGGTGCGCATCGACCTGAACGCGCTGATCAGCTCCGTGAACGCCCAGGTGCCGTCGCCGTGGGGGGAGTTGACGTGA
- a CDS encoding SRPBCC family protein produces MTDTLGSATSAAGTARGNPLTDAARSEAAERLRAELEEYLAAQAQRLLVGFGRKLGEATVRLNDMAEGNSPGLARLALDGGRKLVEGKGPLRSALEAGASRAKDSVTGALRNLGGGKGRRKGGAGAGPTVIIEQIDVGVPLRTAYDQWTRYQDFSTFAKGVKSASRADDTTSDWQLKIWWSNRSWKAHTTEQVPDDRISWTSEGAKGTTKGVISFHRLADGLTRVLMVIEYYPKGLFEKTGNLWRAQGRRARLDLKNYARFVTLRGEVEEGWRGEIRDGEVVTSHEDALAEETGEEEDEEYEDEAPYAEEENGESGEYDEYEEEEPEAEPAENVEEESEEVPADEFDEVPEDEDEEVPADELDEVPEDEDEDEYVDGGSRR; encoded by the coding sequence ATGACCGACACCCTCGGATCCGCGACGTCCGCGGCCGGCACGGCACGCGGCAACCCGCTCACCGACGCGGCCCGCAGCGAGGCCGCCGAGCGCCTCAGGGCGGAGCTGGAGGAGTACCTCGCCGCCCAGGCCCAGCGACTGCTGGTCGGCTTCGGCCGCAAGCTGGGCGAGGCCACGGTCAGGCTGAACGACATGGCCGAGGGCAACAGCCCAGGCCTGGCCCGGCTCGCCCTCGACGGCGGCCGCAAGCTGGTCGAGGGCAAGGGCCCGCTGCGCAGCGCACTGGAGGCCGGCGCCTCGCGCGCCAAGGACAGCGTGACCGGCGCCCTGCGCAACCTCGGCGGCGGCAAGGGCCGCCGCAAGGGCGGGGCGGGGGCCGGGCCCACGGTGATCATCGAGCAGATCGACGTGGGCGTGCCGCTGCGCACGGCGTACGACCAGTGGACCCGCTACCAGGACTTCAGCACCTTCGCCAAGGGGGTCAAGAGCGCCAGCCGCGCCGACGACACGACCTCGGACTGGCAGCTGAAGATCTGGTGGTCCAACCGCAGCTGGAAGGCGCACACCACCGAGCAGGTCCCCGACGATCGGATTTCCTGGACGTCGGAGGGCGCCAAGGGCACCACGAAGGGCGTGATCTCTTTCCACCGGCTCGCCGACGGCCTCACCCGCGTCCTGATGGTCATCGAGTACTACCCCAAGGGCCTCTTCGAGAAGACCGGCAACCTCTGGCGCGCCCAGGGCCGCCGTGCCCGCCTCGACCTCAAGAACTACGCCCGTTTCGTCACCCTGAGGGGCGAGGTGGAGGAGGGCTGGCGCGGCGAGATCCGCGACGGCGAGGTCGTCACGTCGCACGAGGACGCGCTCGCCGAGGAGACCGGCGAGGAGGAGGATGAGGAGTACGAGGACGAGGCCCCCTACGCCGAGGAGGAGAACGGGGAGAGCGGGGAGTACGACGAGTACGAGGAGGAGGAACCGGAGGCGGAGCCCGCGGAGAACGTCGAGGAGGAGTCCGAGGAGGTGCCCGCGGACGAGTTCGACGAGGTGCCCGAGGACGAGGACGAGGAGGTGCCCGCGGACGAGCTCGACGAGGTGCCCGAGGACGAGGACGAGGACGAGTACGTCGACGGCGGGAGCCGCCGATGA